The Mugil cephalus isolate CIBA_MC_2020 chromosome 19, CIBA_Mcephalus_1.1, whole genome shotgun sequence genome has a window encoding:
- the tnca gene encoding tenascin isoform X7 → MGQQSLLGCLLLIALLSLSNAGLVQKILRHRRQTLASPKEHNITLGSADHPVVFNHVYNINVPASSLCSVDLDAPDSTQLLPKDAPVPSGSDVTEHTLNGENQIVFTHRINIPRKACGCANDLPALKDLMSRLEMLEGEVSALRGQCSGDGNCCGAQVTGEVGTKPFCNGHGKYSTETCGCVCEPGWKGPNCTEPECPGDCQGQGRCVDGKCECFKGFTGEDCTIRVCPVDCGEHGRCVGGVCICMDGFFGQDCSKSKCPNNCQGRGRCVEGECVCDEPWTGYDCSELICPKDCYDRGRCINGTCHCDEGFTGEDCGELTCPNNCHGNGFCVDGQCVCNAGYSGEDCSQLTCLNDCNGRGTCFNGMCTCDPGYQGEDCSQLACPNNCNNRGQCINGQCACDVGFQGYDCAELSCPNDCLQRGRCVNGQCVCEEGFAGEDCSIRTCPSNCYGRGECVNGRCVCHAGFTGEDCVYLSCPNDCQGRGRCVDGQCVCDEGFTGEDCSQKACPNDCLGQGNCVDGKCVCHEGYSGDDCSVHACPDNCNNRGRCINGRCVCESGYEGESCAELSCMNNCQDRGRCVDGQCVCDEGYIGEDCSEVSPPKDLVVAEVTTDTVDLSWNNEMLVTEYLVTYVPNFPGGLQQEFTVEGDKNIATVKELEPGIEYLINVYAVLSNKKSIPVSARVATDLPQPEGLRFKSVRETSVEVMWDQLDIPFDGWEIYFRNTKEENGKVMSTLPPTQKSFVQSGLGPGQEYEVSINIVKNNTRGPQTSQTVTTKIDSPRQVEAKDVTASSALVSWTLPVAPTDRVTLIYMPTSDPSQENTVDISPPDKQYSVDGLKPDTEYTVSLISRTGDATSDPITTTFTTELDAPIGLQTASQTDTSITLEWTNTEADVGSYRVKYSPISGATHGEEVFPRGPGDTTQATITGLKPGTEYGIGVTAVKNERESLPATTNAATDLDPPVDFKVVDSTENSLTLRWQKPDAKVGGYRLEYVSRDGRTEEVEIPAGATSYVVPDLTPGTSYTMTLTAERGLKESTPVSLSASTEALWPIALNLNLSDITWDGFTASWSPTVVDLDSFVLEVTNLDNLAERQNLTVSGDALSLDISGLNPNTSYLVGLYGMYQGSFLEPAYVTTTTEAEPEVDHLFVSDVTHQGFRLSWAADEDLFDRFVIKIRDSKRLAHPREYSARGDERTTVVTGLMSGTEYEIEVYGVGPDQRSQPITGVAQTGLSNPRGLHFSEVTDSSAIVHWSMPHTPVDNYRITYVPFEGGSPMSVTVDGDVSEVLLPNMTPGKTYQVTVSAVKGLEESDPSTDTVTTALDRPQGLSAVNVTDSSALLLWQPSVATVDGYVITYSADSVSPVEERVSGNIVEFEMSSLVPATHYTVGVHAVKDAQKSSSAVIEFDTDVDPPRELTATNVQTDAATLTWRPPQAAATGYKLTFSSDSDGSFREVVLSPTASSYSMTRLTGSTQYKVRLQAIAGNQRSRYVSTAFTTIGQLYGRPRDCAQVLLNGETTSGLHTVYIAGEENQAVQVFCDMTTDGGGWMVFLRRQNGKLEFYRNWKNYTAGFGNMNDEFWLGLSNLHKITSSGHYELRVDLRDRGESAYAQYDRFTVAEPRTRYKVSIGAFSGTAGDSMTYHQGRPFSTYDNDNDIAVTNCAFSYKGAFWYKNCHRVNLMGKYGDNSHSKGINWFHWKGHEHSIEFAEMKIRPVNFRNFESRRKRS, encoded by the exons ATGGGTCAACAAAGCCTTCTGGGCTGCCTCCTCCTAATCGCTTTGCTCAGTTTATCCAACGCTGGGCTCGTGCAGAAAATCCTGCGCCACCGACGACAGACTCTGGCGTCTCCTAAAGAGCATAACATCACCCTCGGCAGCGCGGACCATCCTGTGGTTTTCAACCACGTCTATAACATTAACGTTCCAGCCAGTTCCCTGTGCTCTGTGGACCTGGACGCTCCAGACAGCACCCAGCTCCTTCCCAAAGACGCGCCCGTCCCCTCGGGCTCCGACGTCACCGAACACACGCTCAACGGGGAGAACCAGATCGTCTTCACCCACCGCATCAACATACCGCGGAAGGCCTGCGGTTGTGCCAATGACCTGCCCGCCCTGAAGGATCTCATGAGCCGGCTGGAGATGCTCGAGGGGGAAGTTTCGGCTTTGAGGGGTCAGTGCAGCGGTGACGGGAACTGCTGCGGTGCCCAGGTCACAG gtgAAGTGGGGACAAAACCGTTCTGCAACGGTCATGGAAAATACAGTACTGAAACTTGTGGCTGCGTATGCGAGCCTGGCTGGAAGGGCCCCAACTGCACTGAGCCCGAGTGTCCCGGTGACTGCCAGGGCCAAGGCCGCTGCGTGGACGGAAAATGTGAGTGCTTCAAGGGCTTCACCGGAGAAGACTGCACAATCCGGGTCTGTCCTGTGGACTGTGGAGAGCATGGCCGGTGTGTGGGCGGCGTTTGCATCTGCATGGATGGCTTCTTCGGACAGGACTGCTCAAAAAGCAAATGTCCCAACAACTGCCAAGGGCGTGGCCGGTGCGTGGAGGGCGAATGCGTGTGCGACGAGCCCTGGACCGGCTATGACTGCTCGGAGCTCATCTGCCCAAAAGATTGCTACGACCGTGGGCGCTGCATCAACGGCACCTGTCACTGTGACGAGGGGTTCACGGGGGAGGACTGTGGAGAGCTCACTTGCCCTAACAACTGCCACGGCAATGGTTTCTGTGTCGACGGCCAGTGTGTCTGCAACGCTGGCTACAGCGGAGAAGACTGCTCTCAGCTCACCTGCCTGAATGACTGCAACGGCAGGGGAACGTGCTTCAATGGGATGTGTACCTGCGACCCAGGCTACCAAGGTGAAGACTGCAGCCAGCTGGCATGCCCGAACAACTGCAACAACAGAGGCCAGTGCATAAATGGACAGTGCGCATGTGATGTTGGCTTCCAGGGGTATGATTGCGCCGAGCTCTCCTGTCCCAACGACTGCCTGCAGAGAGGCCGCTGTGTTAACGGCCAGTGTGTGTGCGAGGAAGGCTTCGCCGGCGAGGACTGCAGCATACGTACCTGCCCGTCAAACTGCTACGGCCGGGGGGAGTGCGTCAATGGGCGCTGTGTGTGCCACGCAGGCTTCACAGGTGAGGACTGCGTTTACCTGAGCTGCCCCAACGACTGCCAAGGCCGCGGGCGGTGCGTCGACGGGCAGTGCGTTTGTGACGAAGGGTTCACCGGAGAAGACTGCAGTCAGAAAGCTTGTCCCAACGACTGCCTGGGTCAGGGTAACTGCGTTGACGGCAAGTGTGTCTGTCACGAAGGCTACTCTGGGGACGACTGCTCTGTGCACGCATGCCCAGATAACTGCAACAACAGGGGGCGCTGCATCAACGGAAGGTGTGTTTGCGAGAGTGGATACGAAGGGGAAAGCTGCGCAGAGCTGAGTTGCATGAACAACTGCCAGGACAGAGGTCGCTGTGTGGACGGTCAGTGCGTATGTGACGAGGGATACATCGGGGAGGACTGCTCAGAGG TGTCTCCTCCGAAGGACCTCGTTGTTGCCGAGGTCACCACCGACACCGTGGACCTGTCCTGGAACAATGAGATGCTGGTCACAGAGTACCTAGTGACGTATGTACCCAACTTTCCTgggggtcttcaacaggagttCACAGTGGAGGGAGACAAAAACATTGCCACCGTTAAGGAACTTGAACCCGGTATCGAGTACCTGATAAATGTCTACGCTGTTTTAAGCAACAAGAAGAGCATCCCTGTCAGTGCGAGGGTGGCAACAG ATCTCCCACAGCCAGAGGGTTTGAGATTCAAATCAGTCAGAGAGACCTCAGTAGAGGTAATGTGGGACCAGCTGGACATCCCCTTTGATGGCTGGGAGATCTATTTCCGCAACACG aaagaggaaaacggAAAAGTCATGAGCACCCTCCCTCCCACTCAGAAGTCATTTGTCCAGTCGGGGCTCGGACCGGGACAAGAGTACGAAGTCTCCATCAACATCGTCAAGAACAACACCAGAGGACCCCAAACCTCCCAAACAGTCACCACCA AGATCGACAGCCCGCGGCAGGTGGAGGCCAAGGATGTGACGGCCTCCTCGGCTCTGGTCAGCTGGACTCTACCAGTGGCTCCCACCGACAGAGTCACCCTCATTTACATGCCCACCTCCGACCCCTCCCAGGAAAACACTGTGGACATTTCCCCCCCAGACAAGCAGTACAGCGTTGACGGTCTGAAGCCAGACACAGAGTACACGGTGTCGCTCATCTCCAGGACTGGAGACGCCACCAGTGATCCTATCACAACTACTTTCACCACGG agcTGGACGCCCCCATTGGCCTGCAGACTGCGTCGCAGACCGACACCAGCATCACTCTGGAGTGGACCAACACTGAGGCCGACGTCGGCAGCTACCGGGTGAAATACAGCCCCATCTCTGGAGCGACTCACGGCGAGGAAGTGTTCCCTCGAGGACCAGGAGACACCACGCAAGCTACTATCACGG GCCTAAAGCCGGGGACGGAGTATGGCATCGGGGTGACGGCTGTGAAGAATGAGAGGGAGAGTCTTCCCGCCACCACCAACGCAGCCACAG ACCTCGACCCCCCCGTTGATTTTAAGGTCGTCGACTCTACAGAGAACTCCCTCACCCTGAGGTGGCAGAAACCCGACGCCAAAGTCGGCGGATACCGGCTGGAGTACGTCTCCAGAGACGGCCGGACCGAGGAGGTGGAGATCCCGGCCGGCGCCACCAGCTACGTCGTACCAGACCTGACCCCTGGAACGAGCTACACCATGACCCTGACTGCAGAGAGGGGACTCAAGGAGAGCacacctgtctctctgtctgcatcCACAG AGGCGCTGTGGCCGATTGCGTTGAACCTCAACCTCTCTGACATTACATGGGACGGCTTCACTGCGTCCTGGAGCCCCACGGTTGTTGACTTGGACAGCTTTGTCCTTGAGGTAACAAACTTGGACAATTTGGCAGAGAGGCAGAACCTCACTGTGTCCGGAGACGCTCTGAGCCTGGACATCTCCGGGCTGAACCCTAACACCAGCTACCTGGTTGGCCTGTATGGGATGTATCAGGGCTCCTTCCTTGAACCCGCGTACGTTACGACCACCACAG AGGCCGAGCCGGAAGTGGACCACCTCTTTGTCTCGGACGTCACGCACCAGGGTTTCCGTCTGTCGTGGGCGGCGGACGAAGATCTGTTCGACAGATTTGTCATCAAAATAAGAGACAGCAAAAGATTAGCTCATCCCCGGGAGTACAGCGCCCGCGGGGACGAGCGAACCACGGTCGTAACCGGACTCATGAGTGGCACAGAGTATGAAATTGAGGTTTACGGTGTCGGTCCTGACCAGCGCTCCCAGCCGATTACTGGGGTTGCTCAGACAG GCCTGAGCAATCCAAGAGGACTTCACTTCTCTGAAGTGACTGACTCCTCGGCTATAGTTCACTGGTCCATGCCTCACACTCCAGTGGATAACTACCGCATCACATATGTGCCGTTTGAAGGAG gaaGCCCGATGTCGGTCACCGTGGACGGAGACGTGTCCGAGGTTTTATTGCCCAACATGACGCCCGGGAAGACGTACCAGGTGACGGTTAGCGCCGTTAAAGGCCTGGAGGAGAGCGACCCCAGCACGGACACCGTGACCACAG CTTTGGACAGACCGCAGGGATTGTCCGCAGTCAATGTCACGGACTCTTCAGCCCTGTTGCTATGGCAGCCGTCCGTTGCCACCGTTGATGGCTACGTCATTACGTACAGCGCGGACTCAG TGTCCCCGGTGGAGGAGCGCGTTTCTGGGAACATCGTGGAGTTTGAGATGAGCTCCCTGGTTCCAGCGACTCATTACACGGTTGGAGTTCACGCTGTGAAAGACGCACAGAAGAGCAGCTCCGCTGTCATTGAGTTTGACACAG ATGTGGATCCTCCTCGGGAGCTGACGGCCACAAACGTCCAGACGGACGCGGCGACGCTGACGTGGCGGCCGCCTCAAGCCGCCGCCACCGGCTACAAACTCACCTTCTCCTCCGACAGCGACGGCAGCTTCAGG GAGGTGGTGCTGAGCCCGACGGCGTCCTCCTACAGCATGACCCGGCTCACCGGCTCCACCCAGTACAAAGTGAGGCTGCAGGCCATCGCTGGAAACCAGAGGAGTCGCTACGTCTCCACGGCCTTCACCACCA TCGGGCAGCTGTACGGACGCCCCCGGGACTGCGCTCAGGTTTTACTGAACGGAGAGACGACCTCCGGGCTGCACACCGTCTACATAGCGGGCGAGGAGAACCAGGCCGTCCAGGTTTTCTGCGACATGACCACAGACGGCGGAGGATGGATG GTTTTCCTCCGGCGCCAGAACGGAAAGCTGGAATTCTACAGGAACTGGAAGAACTACACAGCTGGCTTCGGGAACATGAACGATGAGTTCTGGCTGG GCCTCTCCAACCTCCATAAAATCACATCTTCGGGACATTACGAGCTGCGAGTGGACTTGAGGGACAGGGGGGAGTCGGCCTACGCTCAGTACGACAGGTTCACGGTTGCAGAGCCGAGAACACGCTATAAAGTCTCCATAGGAGCGTTCAGCGGAACAGCAG GTGACTCCATGACCTACCACCAGGGTCGACCCTTCTCCACCTACGACAACGACAACGACATCGCCGTCACCAACTGCGCCTTCTCCTACAAAGGAGCCTTCTGGTATAAAAACTGTCATCGCGTGAACCTGATGGGGAAATATGGAGACAACAGTCACAGTAAG GGGATCAACTGGTTCCACTGGAAGGGCCACGAGCACTCGATTGAATTTGCAGAGATGAAGATTAGGCCGGTGAACTTCAGGAACTTTGAGAGTCGAAGAAAGCGGTCATAG
- the tnca gene encoding tenascin isoform X6: MGQQSLLGCLLLIALLSLSNAGLVQKILRHRRQTLASPKEHNITLGSADHPVVFNHVYNINVPASSLCSVDLDAPDSTQLLPKDAPVPSGSDVTEHTLNGENQIVFTHRINIPRKACGCANDLPALKDLMSRLEMLEGEVSALRGQCSGDGNCCGAQVTGEVGTKPFCNGHGKYSTETCGCVCEPGWKGPNCTEPECPGDCQGQGRCVDGKCECFKGFTGEDCTIRVCPVDCGEHGRCVGGVCICMDGFFGQDCSKSKCPNNCQGRGRCVEGECVCDEPWTGYDCSELICPKDCYDRGRCINGTCHCDEGFTGEDCGELTCPNNCHGNGFCVDGQCVCNAGYSGEDCSQLTCLNDCNGRGTCFNGMCTCDPGYQGEDCSQLACPNNCNNRGQCINGQCACDVGFQGYDCAELSCPNDCLQRGRCVNGQCVCEEGFAGEDCSIRTCPSNCYGRGECVNGRCVCHAGFTGEDCVYLSCPNDCQGRGRCVDGQCVCDEGFTGEDCSQKACPNDCLGQGNCVDGKCVCHEGYSGDDCSVHACPDNCNNRGRCINGRCVCESGYEGESCAELSCMNNCQDRGRCVDGQCVCDEGYIGEDCSEVSPPKDLVVAEVTTDTVDLSWNNEMLVTEYLVTYVPNFPGGLQQEFTVEGDKNIATVKELEPGIEYLINVYAVLSNKKSIPVSARVATDLPQPEGLRFKSVRETSVEVMWDQLDIPFDGWEIYFRNTKEENGKVMSTLPPTQKSFVQSGLGPGQEYEVSINIVKNNTRGPQTSQTVTTKIDSPRQVEAKDVTASSALVSWTLPVAPTDRVTLIYMPTSDPSQENTVDISPPDKQYSVDGLKPDTEYTVSLISRTGDATSDPITTTFTTELDAPIGLQTASQTDTSITLEWTNTEADVGSYRVKYSPISGATHGEEVFPRGPGDTTQATITGLKPGTEYGIGVTAVKNERESLPATTNAATDLDPPVDFKVVDSTENSLTLRWQKPDAKVGGYRLEYVSRDGRTEEVEIPAGATSYVVPDLTPGTSYTMTLTAERGLKESTPVSLSASTASFTFYLADSDDRELTTPAGPEDNVISFVSLDASDSQFSGREPRNELGALSVSGVTHDGFDLTWVLKAPGVYDHFIVESRDAQRLWDVREVQLPGDARGSRVDGLKASTEYQIKLYGITSSQRSEPLEAVAVTADKPTSPDVLTLTIKDPLHPDSADVSSGSSGTEQPGDLTVNVTATSVSLAWSAPDGAFDSFLVELTAPSAGAQPHVTTVPGSVRRAEIEGLTPSTQYDITLQGLVEGKRSLPLRVFATTEALWPIALNLNLSDITWDGFTASWSPTVVDLDSFVLEVTNLDNLAERQNLTVSGDALSLDISGLNPNTSYLVGLYGMYQGSFLEPAYVTTTTEAEPEVDHLFVSDVTHQGFRLSWAADEDLFDRFVIKIRDSKRLAHPREYSARGDERTTVVTGLMSGTEYEIEVYGVGPDQRSQPITGVAQTGLSNPRGLHFSEVTDSSAIVHWSMPHTPVDNYRITYVPFEGGSPMSVTVDGDVSEVLLPNMTPGKTYQVTVSAVKGLEESDPSTDTVTTALDRPQGLSAVNVTDSSALLLWQPSVATVDGYVITYSADSVSPVEERVSGNIVEFEMSSLVPATHYTVGVHAVKDAQKSSSAVIEFDTDVDPPRELTATNVQTDAATLTWRPPQAAATGYKLTFSSDSDGSFREVVLSPTASSYSMTRLTGSTQYKVRLQAIAGNQRSRYVSTAFTTIGQLYGRPRDCAQVLLNGETTSGLHTVYIAGEENQAVQVFCDMTTDGGGWMVFLRRQNGKLEFYRNWKNYTAGFGNMNDEFWLGLSNLHKITSSGHYELRVDLRDRGESAYAQYDRFTVAEPRTRYKVSIGAFSGTAGDSMTYHQGRPFSTYDNDNDIAVTNCAFSYKGAFWYKNCHRVNLMGKYGDNSHSKGINWFHWKGHEHSIEFAEMKIRPVNFRNFESRRKRS, from the exons ATGGGTCAACAAAGCCTTCTGGGCTGCCTCCTCCTAATCGCTTTGCTCAGTTTATCCAACGCTGGGCTCGTGCAGAAAATCCTGCGCCACCGACGACAGACTCTGGCGTCTCCTAAAGAGCATAACATCACCCTCGGCAGCGCGGACCATCCTGTGGTTTTCAACCACGTCTATAACATTAACGTTCCAGCCAGTTCCCTGTGCTCTGTGGACCTGGACGCTCCAGACAGCACCCAGCTCCTTCCCAAAGACGCGCCCGTCCCCTCGGGCTCCGACGTCACCGAACACACGCTCAACGGGGAGAACCAGATCGTCTTCACCCACCGCATCAACATACCGCGGAAGGCCTGCGGTTGTGCCAATGACCTGCCCGCCCTGAAGGATCTCATGAGCCGGCTGGAGATGCTCGAGGGGGAAGTTTCGGCTTTGAGGGGTCAGTGCAGCGGTGACGGGAACTGCTGCGGTGCCCAGGTCACAG gtgAAGTGGGGACAAAACCGTTCTGCAACGGTCATGGAAAATACAGTACTGAAACTTGTGGCTGCGTATGCGAGCCTGGCTGGAAGGGCCCCAACTGCACTGAGCCCGAGTGTCCCGGTGACTGCCAGGGCCAAGGCCGCTGCGTGGACGGAAAATGTGAGTGCTTCAAGGGCTTCACCGGAGAAGACTGCACAATCCGGGTCTGTCCTGTGGACTGTGGAGAGCATGGCCGGTGTGTGGGCGGCGTTTGCATCTGCATGGATGGCTTCTTCGGACAGGACTGCTCAAAAAGCAAATGTCCCAACAACTGCCAAGGGCGTGGCCGGTGCGTGGAGGGCGAATGCGTGTGCGACGAGCCCTGGACCGGCTATGACTGCTCGGAGCTCATCTGCCCAAAAGATTGCTACGACCGTGGGCGCTGCATCAACGGCACCTGTCACTGTGACGAGGGGTTCACGGGGGAGGACTGTGGAGAGCTCACTTGCCCTAACAACTGCCACGGCAATGGTTTCTGTGTCGACGGCCAGTGTGTCTGCAACGCTGGCTACAGCGGAGAAGACTGCTCTCAGCTCACCTGCCTGAATGACTGCAACGGCAGGGGAACGTGCTTCAATGGGATGTGTACCTGCGACCCAGGCTACCAAGGTGAAGACTGCAGCCAGCTGGCATGCCCGAACAACTGCAACAACAGAGGCCAGTGCATAAATGGACAGTGCGCATGTGATGTTGGCTTCCAGGGGTATGATTGCGCCGAGCTCTCCTGTCCCAACGACTGCCTGCAGAGAGGCCGCTGTGTTAACGGCCAGTGTGTGTGCGAGGAAGGCTTCGCCGGCGAGGACTGCAGCATACGTACCTGCCCGTCAAACTGCTACGGCCGGGGGGAGTGCGTCAATGGGCGCTGTGTGTGCCACGCAGGCTTCACAGGTGAGGACTGCGTTTACCTGAGCTGCCCCAACGACTGCCAAGGCCGCGGGCGGTGCGTCGACGGGCAGTGCGTTTGTGACGAAGGGTTCACCGGAGAAGACTGCAGTCAGAAAGCTTGTCCCAACGACTGCCTGGGTCAGGGTAACTGCGTTGACGGCAAGTGTGTCTGTCACGAAGGCTACTCTGGGGACGACTGCTCTGTGCACGCATGCCCAGATAACTGCAACAACAGGGGGCGCTGCATCAACGGAAGGTGTGTTTGCGAGAGTGGATACGAAGGGGAAAGCTGCGCAGAGCTGAGTTGCATGAACAACTGCCAGGACAGAGGTCGCTGTGTGGACGGTCAGTGCGTATGTGACGAGGGATACATCGGGGAGGACTGCTCAGAGG TGTCTCCTCCGAAGGACCTCGTTGTTGCCGAGGTCACCACCGACACCGTGGACCTGTCCTGGAACAATGAGATGCTGGTCACAGAGTACCTAGTGACGTATGTACCCAACTTTCCTgggggtcttcaacaggagttCACAGTGGAGGGAGACAAAAACATTGCCACCGTTAAGGAACTTGAACCCGGTATCGAGTACCTGATAAATGTCTACGCTGTTTTAAGCAACAAGAAGAGCATCCCTGTCAGTGCGAGGGTGGCAACAG ATCTCCCACAGCCAGAGGGTTTGAGATTCAAATCAGTCAGAGAGACCTCAGTAGAGGTAATGTGGGACCAGCTGGACATCCCCTTTGATGGCTGGGAGATCTATTTCCGCAACACG aaagaggaaaacggAAAAGTCATGAGCACCCTCCCTCCCACTCAGAAGTCATTTGTCCAGTCGGGGCTCGGACCGGGACAAGAGTACGAAGTCTCCATCAACATCGTCAAGAACAACACCAGAGGACCCCAAACCTCCCAAACAGTCACCACCA AGATCGACAGCCCGCGGCAGGTGGAGGCCAAGGATGTGACGGCCTCCTCGGCTCTGGTCAGCTGGACTCTACCAGTGGCTCCCACCGACAGAGTCACCCTCATTTACATGCCCACCTCCGACCCCTCCCAGGAAAACACTGTGGACATTTCCCCCCCAGACAAGCAGTACAGCGTTGACGGTCTGAAGCCAGACACAGAGTACACGGTGTCGCTCATCTCCAGGACTGGAGACGCCACCAGTGATCCTATCACAACTACTTTCACCACGG agcTGGACGCCCCCATTGGCCTGCAGACTGCGTCGCAGACCGACACCAGCATCACTCTGGAGTGGACCAACACTGAGGCCGACGTCGGCAGCTACCGGGTGAAATACAGCCCCATCTCTGGAGCGACTCACGGCGAGGAAGTGTTCCCTCGAGGACCAGGAGACACCACGCAAGCTACTATCACGG GCCTAAAGCCGGGGACGGAGTATGGCATCGGGGTGACGGCTGTGAAGAATGAGAGGGAGAGTCTTCCCGCCACCACCAACGCAGCCACAG ACCTCGACCCCCCCGTTGATTTTAAGGTCGTCGACTCTACAGAGAACTCCCTCACCCTGAGGTGGCAGAAACCCGACGCCAAAGTCGGCGGATACCGGCTGGAGTACGTCTCCAGAGACGGCCGGACCGAGGAGGTGGAGATCCCGGCCGGCGCCACCAGCTACGTCGTACCAGACCTGACCCCTGGAACGAGCTACACCATGACCCTGACTGCAGAGAGGGGACTCAAGGAGAGCacacctgtctctctgtctgcatcCACAG CCTCTTTCACGTTTTATTTAGCCGACTCAGACGACCGCGAGCTAACGACTCCCGCGGGCCCCGAGGACAATGTCATTAGCTTTGTGAGTTTAGACGCCTCCGACTCCCAGTTCTCTGGGAGGGAGCCCAGGAACGAGCTCGGAGCGCTGAGCGTCTCGGGCGTCACCCACGACGGATTTGACCTCACTTGGGTGCTAAAGGCTCCCGGCGTCTATGATCACTTCATAGTAGAAAGTAGAGACGCTCAGCGGTTGTGGGATGTGAGAGAGGTCCAACTTCCTGGAGATGCCCGTGGCTCTAGAGTTGATGGCCTGAAGGCATCGACAGAGTATCAGATAAAACTTTACGGGATAACGAGTAGCCAGCGGTCTGAGCCACTTGAAGCTGTTGCAGTCACAG CAGACAAGCCTACCTCTCCGGACGTGCTAACGCTGACAATTAAAGATCCGCTCCATCCTGACAGTGCTGACGTGAGCTCTGGGAGCTCCGGCACAGAACAACCAGGAGACCTCACGGTCAATGTTACCGCCACCAGCGTAAGCCTGGCCTGGTCCGCGCCCGACGGGGCGTTCGATAGCTTTTTGGTGGAGCTCACTGCTCCGTCAGCAGGAGCACAGCCTCATGTGACCACGGTACCAGGAAGTGTGAGGAGGGCTGAAATAGAGGGTCTGACCCCCTCCACACAATATGATATTACATTACAAGGGCTGGTGGAAGGGAAGAGATCTTTACCTCTCAGAGTTTTTGCTACTACAG AGGCGCTGTGGCCGATTGCGTTGAACCTCAACCTCTCTGACATTACATGGGACGGCTTCACTGCGTCCTGGAGCCCCACGGTTGTTGACTTGGACAGCTTTGTCCTTGAGGTAACAAACTTGGACAATTTGGCAGAGAGGCAGAACCTCACTGTGTCCGGAGACGCTCTGAGCCTGGACATCTCCGGGCTGAACCCTAACACCAGCTACCTGGTTGGCCTGTATGGGATGTATCAGGGCTCCTTCCTTGAACCCGCGTACGTTACGACCACCACAG AGGCCGAGCCGGAAGTGGACCACCTCTTTGTCTCGGACGTCACGCACCAGGGTTTCCGTCTGTCGTGGGCGGCGGACGAAGATCTGTTCGACAGATTTGTCATCAAAATAAGAGACAGCAAAAGATTAGCTCATCCCCGGGAGTACAGCGCCCGCGGGGACGAGCGAACCACGGTCGTAACCGGACTCATGAGTGGCACAGAGTATGAAATTGAGGTTTACGGTGTCGGTCCTGACCAGCGCTCCCAGCCGATTACTGGGGTTGCTCAGACAG GCCTGAGCAATCCAAGAGGACTTCACTTCTCTGAAGTGACTGACTCCTCGGCTATAGTTCACTGGTCCATGCCTCACACTCCAGTGGATAACTACCGCATCACATATGTGCCGTTTGAAGGAG gaaGCCCGATGTCGGTCACCGTGGACGGAGACGTGTCCGAGGTTTTATTGCCCAACATGACGCCCGGGAAGACGTACCAGGTGACGGTTAGCGCCGTTAAAGGCCTGGAGGAGAGCGACCCCAGCACGGACACCGTGACCACAG CTTTGGACAGACCGCAGGGATTGTCCGCAGTCAATGTCACGGACTCTTCAGCCCTGTTGCTATGGCAGCCGTCCGTTGCCACCGTTGATGGCTACGTCATTACGTACAGCGCGGACTCAG TGTCCCCGGTGGAGGAGCGCGTTTCTGGGAACATCGTGGAGTTTGAGATGAGCTCCCTGGTTCCAGCGACTCATTACACGGTTGGAGTTCACGCTGTGAAAGACGCACAGAAGAGCAGCTCCGCTGTCATTGAGTTTGACACAG ATGTGGATCCTCCTCGGGAGCTGACGGCCACAAACGTCCAGACGGACGCGGCGACGCTGACGTGGCGGCCGCCTCAAGCCGCCGCCACCGGCTACAAACTCACCTTCTCCTCCGACAGCGACGGCAGCTTCAGG GAGGTGGTGCTGAGCCCGACGGCGTCCTCCTACAGCATGACCCGGCTCACCGGCTCCACCCAGTACAAAGTGAGGCTGCAGGCCATCGCTGGAAACCAGAGGAGTCGCTACGTCTCCACGGCCTTCACCACCA TCGGGCAGCTGTACGGACGCCCCCGGGACTGCGCTCAGGTTTTACTGAACGGAGAGACGACCTCCGGGCTGCACACCGTCTACATAGCGGGCGAGGAGAACCAGGCCGTCCAGGTTTTCTGCGACATGACCACAGACGGCGGAGGATGGATG GTTTTCCTCCGGCGCCAGAACGGAAAGCTGGAATTCTACAGGAACTGGAAGAACTACACAGCTGGCTTCGGGAACATGAACGATGAGTTCTGGCTGG GCCTCTCCAACCTCCATAAAATCACATCTTCGGGACATTACGAGCTGCGAGTGGACTTGAGGGACAGGGGGGAGTCGGCCTACGCTCAGTACGACAGGTTCACGGTTGCAGAGCCGAGAACACGCTATAAAGTCTCCATAGGAGCGTTCAGCGGAACAGCAG GTGACTCCATGACCTACCACCAGGGTCGACCCTTCTCCACCTACGACAACGACAACGACATCGCCGTCACCAACTGCGCCTTCTCCTACAAAGGAGCCTTCTGGTATAAAAACTGTCATCGCGTGAACCTGATGGGGAAATATGGAGACAACAGTCACAGTAAG GGGATCAACTGGTTCCACTGGAAGGGCCACGAGCACTCGATTGAATTTGCAGAGATGAAGATTAGGCCGGTGAACTTCAGGAACTTTGAGAGTCGAAGAAAGCGGTCATAG